Proteins encoded in a region of the Cytobacillus pseudoceanisediminis genome:
- a CDS encoding RNA polymerase sigma factor — protein sequence MERISAEAFEDIYSEYSDRIYGYIFLLVNDKEVAEDLTQDTFIKAYKYMSQFNGESQIFTWLVRISRNVAIDYLRKKQIQIFLN from the coding sequence ATGGAGAGAATATCGGCAGAAGCTTTTGAAGATATATACAGCGAATACAGCGATCGAATTTATGGATACATATTTCTTCTCGTGAATGATAAGGAAGTCGCCGAAGATCTGACACAGGACACCTTTATTAAAGCTTATAAATACATGAGCCAATTTAATGGGGAATCCCAGATCTTTACATGGCTGGTCCGAATATCAAGAAATGTAGCCATTGATTATCTGCGTAAAAAACAGATTCAAATTTTTCTCAATTGA
- a CDS encoding S8 family peptidase has protein sequence MLTAFLILPLMFPGMGSAESKSSPHTSVKQAAPQTAKSKINSSLLKQFDKKDKVTFLIKFKEQADTSAAAKKAQKAAASQKLTASKSKYMKRSAVLSSLRSTAIETQGQVTNFLQKQEKDGKAKDVQSFYIVNAIAVTATKDVMEKIAMFPEVEKILPNETRQLHKPVKEAEKALKTQAETSSIEWNIDRVGAPAVWEMGIDGSGTVVASIDTGVQWNHPALKEKYRGYNPAQPDSPTHEFSWFDATAGQTAPYDDQGHGTHVTGTMVGSEPNGANQIGVAPGAKWIAVKAFTASGGTDIDLLEAGEWILAPKDAEGNPHPEKAPDVVNNSWGGGPGLDEWYRPMVQAWRAAEIFPEFSAGNTTLFNPGGPGSVATPANYPESFATGATDINNGLGSFSLLGPSPYDEIKPDVSAPGVNIRSSVPGSGYEGGWNGTSMAGPHVSAVAALLRQVDSSLTVEEMEEILLTTSTPLTNGTYPETPNNGFGYGLVNAFDAVSSVLTGLGKIKGQVAKEGDDSEAPAANHEAPQETYAGMDLALELTASDNVSVTRVDLEYLKADGSWAAIEAERTAGNYKDGTYQAVIPGEDIAEPSVTYKWKVNDFGGNLTETDSYEVAVRPGISIGYSQDFEAQPVGWTSYGAENSWEWGTPSSGPGNAASGEKVYATKLDGNYANRANMNLQMPPIDLPEGNAYLQFKQWHELENRYDYGHVFVSTDMENWEQVLRVNGNTTEWVNAEVDLSAYSGQRIYVAFNVTTDGSVQKQGWYIDDVQLSDTPVEPAGKAQLGISKDKPSAELKKEKVNPDSIVPKKDTPAKDDDKQQQPAPVLLPLTAEVSVLESGRSVFTNPQNGTFEMTHASGDFTVKAEAYGYRSQTQSVNIPQDGEATANFVLEEIPKGTVTGVVTNEATGEPVANTSLLLIEDAAVQPVTTNENGEYTITAYEGTYTLKAMAPSYYSKEQSITIEGGSSLEQNIELKPFIGYLGEIGYDDGTAENARAFYDAGNGWAVKMSLASGHDSAMVTGGLFRFWDTSWPTPGGTDFKVEVYDASGPDGAPGKKLAGPFEATALRNGEWTHVDLSDEGIVTNGDFYLVYIQSAPNPNAPGLGTDEDGENAGRSWQLVGGAWSPAPEDEGNYMIRATVNYEVTAPVITSPADGAFTNQGKVTVEGTSAPTTTVKVFNNGEEVASAETTEEGTFSSEVSLSEGENTLTAKAATESGSTDASESVKVIYDKTKPELTISSPADKSKTNKETVTVKGTVSDDNLDWVKVNGQAAKITDGEYSLRILLDEGENTITVTAQDKAKNTEEKTITVEAKYTAPAIENLLPAEDKELKKGESVKIEFDSEPGLKATFAIRMPLTNAGGQLNNATELPMMETSPGHYVGYYTATSNVKAPGAEIEVKVTDDYGNETRKTAEGKLWINAKKNNNSTKKN, from the coding sequence ATGCTGACAGCTTTTTTGATTTTGCCCCTGATGTTCCCAGGCATGGGATCAGCTGAAAGTAAAAGCTCTCCGCATACCTCAGTTAAGCAAGCTGCACCTCAGACAGCAAAAAGCAAAATAAACAGCTCATTGCTGAAACAATTTGATAAAAAAGATAAAGTAACATTCCTGATAAAATTTAAAGAACAAGCTGATACTTCAGCAGCAGCCAAGAAAGCTCAAAAAGCGGCTGCATCCCAAAAACTGACAGCCTCTAAATCCAAGTACATGAAACGCTCTGCAGTCCTATCCTCACTAAGATCTACAGCTATTGAAACTCAAGGCCAAGTCACAAATTTCCTTCAAAAGCAGGAAAAAGACGGCAAGGCAAAAGATGTTCAATCCTTCTACATCGTCAACGCCATTGCAGTAACAGCTACAAAGGACGTTATGGAAAAAATTGCCATGTTTCCTGAAGTAGAAAAAATCCTTCCAAACGAAACCAGACAGCTTCATAAGCCAGTAAAGGAAGCCGAAAAAGCTCTCAAAACACAAGCAGAAACAAGTTCAATCGAGTGGAATATTGACCGTGTCGGTGCTCCTGCAGTATGGGAAATGGGAATCGACGGATCGGGTACTGTCGTTGCATCCATTGATACAGGTGTTCAGTGGAACCACCCGGCGTTAAAAGAAAAATACCGGGGCTATAACCCAGCACAACCTGATTCACCAACGCATGAATTCAGCTGGTTTGATGCCACTGCAGGCCAGACAGCACCATATGATGATCAGGGACATGGTACCCACGTAACTGGAACAATGGTGGGTTCCGAGCCAAATGGAGCCAATCAGATCGGGGTTGCACCTGGTGCGAAATGGATTGCAGTAAAAGCCTTCACTGCAAGCGGCGGAACTGACATAGATCTGCTTGAAGCAGGTGAATGGATTCTAGCTCCAAAGGATGCTGAAGGAAACCCGCATCCTGAAAAAGCTCCGGATGTTGTCAACAATTCATGGGGCGGCGGACCTGGGCTGGATGAGTGGTATCGTCCAATGGTTCAGGCATGGAGGGCAGCTGAAATTTTCCCAGAGTTCTCTGCCGGAAACACAACTTTGTTTAATCCAGGCGGACCTGGTTCCGTTGCAACACCTGCTAACTACCCGGAATCATTCGCAACTGGTGCGACAGACATTAATAATGGTTTAGGCAGCTTCTCATTGCTGGGACCATCACCATACGATGAAATTAAACCTGATGTATCCGCACCCGGGGTCAACATTCGTTCCTCAGTTCCCGGAAGCGGATATGAAGGCGGCTGGAATGGAACTTCCATGGCTGGCCCGCATGTTTCTGCGGTTGCCGCGCTGCTCCGCCAGGTTGATTCAAGTCTGACTGTTGAAGAGATGGAGGAAATTTTACTGACTACCTCTACTCCATTGACAAATGGTACTTATCCTGAGACACCAAATAATGGTTTTGGATATGGGCTCGTCAATGCCTTCGATGCGGTTTCTTCCGTACTGACCGGTCTTGGAAAAATTAAAGGCCAGGTTGCAAAAGAAGGAGATGACTCAGAAGCTCCCGCAGCCAATCACGAAGCACCTCAGGAAACATATGCAGGAATGGATCTGGCACTTGAATTGACGGCATCAGATAATGTAAGCGTCACAAGAGTTGATCTTGAATACTTAAAAGCTGACGGCAGCTGGGCAGCCATTGAGGCCGAAAGAACAGCTGGAAACTATAAAGATGGTACTTACCAGGCAGTGATTCCTGGAGAAGACATCGCCGAGCCTTCAGTTACTTATAAATGGAAGGTCAATGATTTTGGCGGAAATCTAACTGAAACTGACTCCTATGAAGTTGCAGTAAGACCTGGAATCAGCATCGGCTATTCTCAGGACTTTGAAGCACAGCCGGTCGGCTGGACTTCATATGGAGCGGAAAACAGCTGGGAGTGGGGTACCCCATCTTCAGGTCCTGGCAATGCAGCATCCGGAGAAAAAGTATATGCAACTAAACTTGACGGCAACTATGCAAATAGAGCAAACATGAATCTTCAGATGCCTCCTATTGACCTGCCGGAAGGCAATGCCTACCTTCAGTTCAAGCAATGGCACGAGCTTGAAAACCGTTATGATTACGGCCATGTATTCGTTTCCACTGACATGGAAAACTGGGAACAGGTTCTTCGAGTAAATGGTAATACAACAGAGTGGGTTAATGCAGAAGTGGATCTAAGTGCGTATTCAGGACAAAGAATTTATGTAGCATTCAATGTGACTACAGATGGATCAGTACAGAAGCAAGGCTGGTATATCGATGATGTTCAATTATCTGATACTCCAGTTGAACCTGCAGGTAAAGCTCAGCTTGGCATCAGCAAAGATAAACCTTCTGCAGAATTAAAGAAAGAAAAGGTAAATCCGGATAGCATTGTTCCTAAAAAGGATACTCCTGCAAAAGATGATGATAAACAGCAGCAGCCTGCGCCTGTGCTGCTTCCGCTTACTGCCGAAGTAAGTGTGCTGGAATCAGGCAGGTCCGTATTTACCAATCCTCAAAATGGAACGTTTGAAATGACACATGCTTCAGGAGATTTCACTGTAAAAGCGGAAGCTTACGGTTATCGTTCTCAAACGCAAAGCGTAAATATCCCGCAGGATGGAGAAGCGACTGCAAACTTCGTCCTTGAGGAAATACCAAAAGGCACAGTCACAGGTGTTGTGACAAATGAAGCAACTGGGGAGCCTGTTGCGAACACTTCACTACTTTTAATAGAAGATGCAGCAGTACAGCCAGTAACAACTAATGAAAATGGTGAATATACAATCACAGCCTACGAAGGCACATACACTTTAAAAGCTATGGCACCTTCCTACTACAGCAAGGAGCAGAGCATCACAATCGAAGGCGGCTCTTCTTTAGAGCAAAATATTGAACTAAAGCCATTTATCGGATACCTGGGTGAAATCGGATATGATGATGGTACAGCTGAAAATGCACGTGCATTCTACGATGCAGGCAACGGCTGGGCAGTTAAGATGTCCCTTGCATCCGGCCATGACAGTGCGATGGTTACTGGCGGCTTATTCCGCTTCTGGGATACCAGCTGGCCGACTCCGGGCGGAACAGACTTCAAAGTGGAAGTATATGATGCAAGCGGACCAGATGGGGCACCTGGCAAAAAGCTGGCAGGTCCATTTGAAGCAACAGCCTTAAGAAACGGTGAATGGACACATGTAGATCTTAGTGACGAAGGAATCGTTACAAATGGCGACTTCTATCTGGTATATATCCAATCAGCACCAAACCCTAATGCTCCTGGTCTTGGTACAGATGAGGATGGAGAAAATGCAGGACGCAGCTGGCAGCTTGTAGGCGGTGCATGGTCTCCTGCTCCAGAGGATGAAGGAAACTATATGATCCGTGCCACAGTGAACTATGAAGTAACTGCACCAGTCATCACTTCTCCGGCTGACGGAGCCTTCACAAACCAAGGGAAGGTTACAGTTGAAGGTACTTCGGCTCCTACAACTACTGTAAAAGTATTTAATAATGGAGAGGAAGTCGCATCAGCAGAAACAACTGAAGAAGGTACATTCTCAAGTGAAGTTTCACTTTCTGAAGGGGAAAATACTCTTACAGCGAAGGCAGCTACAGAGTCTGGGTCTACTGATGCCTCTGAATCTGTAAAAGTAATATATGACAAAACAAAGCCGGAATTGACAATATCAAGTCCTGCAGATAAATCCAAAACAAATAAAGAAACAGTCACTGTTAAAGGAACCGTTTCAGATGATAACCTTGATTGGGTTAAAGTAAACGGCCAGGCAGCAAAGATTACAGATGGTGAATACTCTCTTCGCATCCTGCTGGATGAAGGTGAAAACACCATTACGGTAACAGCACAGGATAAAGCGAAGAACACCGAAGAAAAAACGATCACGGTCGAAGCTAAGTATACCGCTCCAGCCATAGAAAATCTTCTTCCTGCAGAAGACAAGGAACTTAAAAAAGGCGAATCGGTAAAAATCGAATTTGATAGTGAACCAGGGTTAAAAGCGACGTTTGCCATCAGAATGCCTTTAACAAATGCAGGGGGACAGCTGAATAACGCTACTGAGCTTCCAATGATGGAAACTTCCCCAGGCCATTATGTCGGCTACTATACTGCCACTTCAAATGTAAAGGCACCTGGTGCCGAAATTGAAGTGAAAGTAACGGATGACTACGGCAATGAAACTCGCAAGACAGCAGAGGGCAAACTGTGGATTAATGCGAAAAAGAATAATAACAGCACTAAAAAGAATTAA
- the abc-f gene encoding ribosomal protection-like ABC-F family protein, whose protein sequence is MCANKRIISNQNNNNLPILMARGLQKSFGDKTVFSNLDFDIYQQDRIGLVGLNGTGKTTLADILFGSIQADKGTIERMKEPCRIGYLHQSADYSVSEIRDFNQSPDEEILQQASKLGLSKLHEWEPDRLDSLSGGERLKLSLAKVWSSNPDMLILDEPTNHLDLQGIEWLISEICNFSGPVLIISHDRHFLDQAVGKIFELQEGILTIYQGNYTAYREQKQKNFDDQLHQFNVQQKEIERIENQMSNLKKWSEKAHRESTKGGSPSENRQMGFKEYHRVKAKKMDQQIKSKMKRLQQELDKNKVEKPEEEGKVHFQFDASGKRGKRIIEAKNLSKSFGDRTLFEDSQFYIKHGEKIGILGANGAGKTTFIRMLLDEVPPSDGELWVSSTLKIAYLNQDINDLPLTKNAVEALDLTDREMIYKARTLLANLGMKEAKLNQPIEQLSMGERIRVKLTDMLLKEYDVLILDEPTNHLDLPSREQFEKTLKEFSGTLIIISHDLYFLEKLSSRLLVFKDNKITRFEMDLKEYQIKSRNSKQEKDHDSMKEQIMVIDNRISVILGELSLLVPGDSKYAELDKEFNGLITKKENY, encoded by the coding sequence ATGTGTGCAAATAAACGTATAATCAGCAATCAGAACAATAATAACCTGCCGATTCTCATGGCCAGGGGTCTTCAAAAGTCATTCGGTGATAAAACGGTGTTTTCTAATTTGGACTTCGATATTTATCAGCAGGACCGCATCGGCCTTGTTGGCTTAAATGGCACAGGTAAAACTACACTGGCCGATATTTTGTTCGGCAGTATTCAAGCGGATAAAGGCACTATCGAGCGGATGAAGGAGCCATGCAGAATTGGCTACCTGCATCAGTCGGCAGACTATTCTGTCAGTGAAATTCGCGATTTCAACCAATCTCCAGATGAAGAGATTCTTCAGCAGGCAAGCAAACTAGGCCTTTCAAAACTCCATGAATGGGAGCCGGATAGACTTGATTCTTTGAGCGGCGGTGAAAGACTGAAGCTTTCTTTAGCTAAAGTCTGGTCATCTAACCCGGATATGCTGATTTTGGATGAACCTACTAATCATTTGGACTTACAGGGCATCGAATGGCTAATTAGCGAAATCTGCAATTTCAGCGGCCCGGTTCTGATCATTTCCCATGACCGTCATTTCCTTGATCAGGCAGTCGGGAAAATTTTCGAATTACAGGAAGGCATTCTCACCATTTATCAGGGTAATTACACAGCATACCGGGAGCAAAAGCAGAAAAACTTTGATGATCAGCTACATCAATTTAATGTACAGCAGAAAGAGATCGAAAGAATCGAAAATCAGATGTCCAATTTAAAAAAGTGGTCTGAAAAAGCTCACAGGGAATCAACTAAAGGCGGAAGTCCTTCTGAGAATAGGCAGATGGGATTTAAAGAATATCACAGAGTGAAAGCCAAAAAGATGGATCAGCAGATTAAGTCAAAAATGAAAAGACTTCAGCAGGAGCTGGATAAAAATAAAGTTGAGAAGCCGGAAGAAGAGGGGAAAGTACATTTTCAATTTGATGCGTCAGGCAAAAGAGGGAAGAGAATCATTGAAGCTAAAAACCTTTCAAAAAGCTTTGGCGATCGGACTCTTTTCGAGGATAGCCAATTTTATATCAAGCACGGTGAAAAAATAGGGATTCTTGGAGCAAACGGGGCAGGCAAGACCACATTTATCCGAATGCTTTTAGATGAAGTACCGCCTTCTGATGGAGAACTTTGGGTCAGCAGCACTTTAAAGATTGCTTATTTAAATCAGGATATCAATGATTTGCCCTTAACCAAAAATGCCGTTGAGGCACTTGATCTCACCGATCGTGAAATGATTTACAAGGCAAGGACCCTGTTAGCGAATTTGGGGATGAAGGAAGCGAAGTTAAATCAGCCGATTGAACAGCTTAGTATGGGAGAGCGAATTAGGGTCAAGCTTACAGATATGCTTTTAAAAGAATATGATGTGCTAATACTAGATGAGCCGACGAATCATTTGGATTTGCCAAGCAGGGAACAATTTGAAAAAACACTCAAAGAATTTTCAGGGACGCTCATCATTATTTCTCATGATCTATACTTTTTGGAGAAGTTAAGCTCAAGGTTACTTGTATTTAAAGATAATAAAATTACCAGATTTGAAATGGACCTGAAGGAATATCAGATTAAATCCAGGAATTCTAAACAGGAAAAAGATCATGACTCCATGAAAGAGCAAATTATGGTTATTGATAACCGCATCAGTGTGATACTGGGAGAACTCAGTCTGCTTGTTCCGGGTGACAGCAAATATGCGGAATTGGATAAAGAGTTTAATGGCTTAATAACTAAAAAAGAAAATTATTAA
- a CDS encoding YjcZ family sporulation protein, whose translation MYGYGYGGCGYGGAGYGGAGYGGGFALIVVLFILLIIVGASCFKW comes from the coding sequence ATGTATGGCTACGGATATGGCGGCTGTGGATATGGTGGAGCTGGATATGGCGGAGCTGGATACGGCGGCGGTTTTGCGCTAATCGTTGTTCTGTTCATCCTGTTGATCATCGTAGGTGCTTCTTGCTTTAAGTGGTAA
- a CDS encoding YjcZ family sporulation protein, with the protein MSDGCGYGGGFALLVVLFILLIIIGASWGYGGF; encoded by the coding sequence ATGTCAGACGGATGTGGATACGGCGGCGGTTTCGCCCTTTTAGTTGTTTTGTTTATTTTACTGATTATTATCGGTGCTTCTTGGGGTTATGGCGGATTCTAA